A single genomic interval of Longimicrobium sp. harbors:
- a CDS encoding PTS sugar transporter subunit IIA, with product MELREFLAEDAIQLDLKGESKDEILKELIGLLGVDEKSQGILFKMLKRRENLGSTGIGKNIAIPHCRSLVVNRLRLAFGRKRGGVDYKAIDDQPVSYFFLIVAPPLEVSNQYLPVLGRIAQFAKETDVTERLAQLQDPREFLALLEEKGV from the coding sequence ATGGAACTTCGTGAGTTCTTGGCCGAGGACGCGATCCAGCTCGACCTGAAGGGGGAGAGCAAGGACGAGATCCTGAAGGAGCTCATCGGCTTGCTGGGGGTGGACGAGAAGAGCCAGGGCATCCTGTTCAAGATGCTCAAGCGCCGCGAGAACCTGGGCTCCACCGGGATCGGGAAGAACATCGCCATCCCGCACTGCCGCTCGCTGGTGGTGAACCGCCTGCGCCTGGCCTTCGGGCGCAAGCGGGGCGGCGTGGACTACAAGGCCATCGACGACCAGCCGGTGAGCTACTTCTTCCTGATCGTGGCGCCGCCGCTGGAGGTGAGCAACCAGTACCTGCCGGTGCTGGGGCGCATCGCCCAGTTCGCCAAGGAGACGGACGTGACCGAGCGGCTGGCGCAGCTGCAGGACCCGCGCGAGTTCCTCGCACTGCTCGAGGAAAAGGGCGTCTGA
- a CDS encoding C4-type zinc ribbon domain-containing protein, giving the protein MHPNLETLLEIQDLKSQRRELAEAGGREVQEQVFGLSVDDAVHELDTKIAEMEGTLPPAVLSRYRRVSARMPRVVAPVINGTCYGCFVAVPTAQASDAERNAEIRICQNCGRFLYHVD; this is encoded by the coding sequence ATGCATCCCAATCTGGAAACGCTGCTGGAGATCCAGGACCTGAAGTCGCAGCGGCGCGAGCTGGCCGAGGCCGGCGGGCGCGAGGTCCAGGAGCAGGTGTTCGGGCTGAGCGTGGACGACGCCGTCCACGAGCTCGACACCAAGATCGCCGAGATGGAGGGCACGCTGCCGCCGGCTGTGCTGAGCCGGTACCGCCGCGTGAGCGCGCGGATGCCGCGAGTGGTGGCGCCGGTGATCAACGGCACGTGCTACGGCTGCTTCGTGGCCGTGCCCACCGCGCAGGCCAGCGACGCCGAACGCAACGCCGAGATCCGCATCTGCCAGAACTGCGGCCGGTTCCTCTACCACGTCGACTGA